A stretch of the Paucidesulfovibrio longus DSM 6739 genome encodes the following:
- a CDS encoding SDR family oxidoreductase: protein MNDALFDLNGRTVIITGGLGQLGRQFASALLRHGANVAVFDVAEPGEKYLADFADHADRMLFAVVDVTSKDSVIQGLEQVAAKWGAPYGLINNAALDSPPGAPAEENGPFETYPEASFDRVMEVNVKGVFLCCQVIGAAMAEAGRGSIINISSTYGVGSPCQDIYEYRRKRGETFFKPVAYSVSKSALLNLTRYLATYWAEKGVRVNTLTFGGVFNNQDEEFMAEYRKRVPMRRMAGENEYNGAVVYLMSEAASYMTGSNMVIDGGWTAW from the coding sequence GTGAACGACGCACTGTTCGACCTGAACGGAAGAACCGTGATCATTACCGGCGGCCTGGGACAACTGGGCCGCCAGTTTGCTTCCGCCCTGCTCCGACACGGCGCCAACGTGGCCGTGTTCGACGTGGCGGAGCCCGGCGAGAAATACCTCGCCGATTTCGCGGACCATGCCGACAGAATGCTTTTCGCCGTGGTGGACGTGACCAGCAAGGACTCGGTCATCCAGGGCCTGGAACAGGTCGCCGCCAAATGGGGCGCGCCCTACGGGCTGATCAACAACGCGGCCCTGGATTCGCCTCCGGGCGCTCCCGCCGAGGAAAACGGCCCCTTCGAGACCTATCCGGAAGCCTCCTTCGACCGGGTCATGGAGGTCAACGTCAAGGGCGTGTTCCTCTGCTGCCAGGTCATCGGCGCGGCCATGGCCGAGGCCGGACGCGGCTCCATCATCAACATCTCCTCGACCTACGGCGTGGGCTCGCCCTGCCAGGACATCTACGAATACCGCCGCAAGCGGGGCGAAACGTTCTTTAAGCCCGTGGCCTATTCCGTGTCCAAGTCCGCGCTGCTGAACCTGACGCGCTACCTGGCCACCTACTGGGCCGAGAAGGGCGTGCGCGTGAACACCCTGACCTTCGGCGGCGTGTTCAACAACCAGGACGAGGAATTCATGGCCGAGTACCGCAAGCGCGTGCCCATGCGCCGCATGGCGGGCGAGAACGAGTACAACGGCGCCGTGGTCTACCTGATGTCCGAGGCCGCCAGCTACATGACCGGCTCGAACATGGTCATCGACGGCGGCTGGACCGCCTGGTAG
- a CDS encoding methyl-accepting chemotaxis protein, with product MRKSIKAKLVAGLLITIALPVAAIFSIIAWNTSNQSFDNFISSTDKELRQVDKTIETFMNQARLNANMAASGPMYGRIDAGLTSYADTTSDNISRIRPDDQLGHEIRGFLSSIQKSHPNYVDVYIGTRYGSMIMGRDTSLPAGYDPRKRPWYPKALETPDQSSISDAYVSTTGDVTISIMHPFKDDAGQILGVAAIDITLTDMTDLIKNLKVGENGFVVLLQGDGTVLADPRHDDFNSKKAQEVSEAYGALYAKGSGHLEVNVDGEKYEGVIHTSETLGWKYIGFIPEKEIMAPVYAALFQMVWVILGSLVFLAVAIWLFTDRSMVRPLQRVLRFLREVVDGDFTRRLNETRADEIGEIFCALDRMADTLQAKADLATSIASGDLTREVHLASERDALGKALETMNANLNQIIRQVSTASVQIDSGSDQVSSSSQALSQGATEQAASLEEITSSMTEISSQTKANAENASLANRMMGEAKDTVQNGQKAGREMADAMTEIADSSAKVSKIIKVIDEIAFQTNLLALNAAVEAARAGSHGKGFAVVAEEVRNLASRSAKAAQETTQLIETALARVEVGRELTGRLDENFEGITGAAAKVADLVAEIAAASNEQAEGVGQINTGLHQVDMVTQQNTANAEETASAAEELASQAAQLRAILQRFRLKDRDAYASKERSSRQDSDTGRGEREASGKRYTVRTSKPQPLPSAQAAKPKTETAKPGKPAAKPKPETGKEHGGKSAPDDAWGAAPAAAPKAKPKASEEVRPEDVISLDGDEFGRY from the coding sequence ATGAGGAAATCCATCAAGGCGAAGCTGGTCGCGGGGCTGCTGATCACCATCGCGCTTCCTGTCGCGGCGATTTTCAGCATCATCGCCTGGAACACCAGCAACCAGTCCTTCGACAATTTCATCAGCAGCACGGACAAAGAGCTTCGCCAGGTCGACAAGACCATCGAAACCTTCATGAACCAGGCCCGCCTCAACGCCAATATGGCCGCGAGCGGCCCCATGTACGGACGCATCGACGCCGGGCTGACCAGCTACGCGGACACCACCTCGGACAACATCTCCCGCATCCGGCCCGACGACCAGCTCGGGCACGAGATTCGCGGCTTTCTGAGCTCCATTCAGAAAAGCCACCCGAACTACGTGGACGTCTACATCGGCACCCGCTACGGCAGCATGATCATGGGCAGGGACACCTCCCTGCCCGCGGGCTACGATCCGCGCAAGCGGCCCTGGTATCCCAAGGCCCTGGAAACGCCCGACCAATCCAGCATCTCCGACGCCTACGTTTCCACCACGGGCGACGTGACCATCAGCATCATGCACCCGTTCAAGGACGACGCAGGGCAGATTCTGGGCGTCGCCGCCATCGACATCACGCTCACGGACATGACCGACCTGATCAAGAACCTCAAGGTCGGCGAAAACGGTTTCGTGGTGCTGCTCCAGGGAGACGGCACCGTGCTCGCGGACCCGCGCCACGACGATTTCAACTCCAAGAAGGCCCAGGAGGTTTCCGAGGCGTACGGCGCGCTCTACGCCAAGGGCTCGGGCCACCTCGAAGTCAACGTGGACGGCGAGAAATACGAAGGCGTCATCCACACTTCCGAGACCCTCGGCTGGAAGTACATCGGCTTCATCCCGGAAAAGGAAATCATGGCGCCCGTCTACGCCGCCCTGTTCCAGATGGTCTGGGTCATCCTCGGCAGCCTCGTGTTCCTGGCCGTGGCCATCTGGCTCTTCACGGACAGAAGCATGGTGCGCCCGCTGCAACGGGTGCTCCGGTTCCTGCGCGAGGTCGTGGACGGCGACTTCACCCGGCGGCTCAATGAAACCCGCGCCGACGAAATCGGCGAGATCTTCTGCGCGCTGGACCGCATGGCGGACACGCTTCAGGCCAAGGCGGACCTCGCCACGAGCATCGCTTCCGGCGACCTGACCCGCGAGGTGCACCTCGCCTCCGAGCGCGACGCCCTGGGCAAGGCCCTGGAAACCATGAACGCGAACCTCAACCAGATCATCCGCCAGGTCAGCACCGCGTCGGTACAGATCGATTCCGGCTCGGACCAGGTCTCCAGCTCCAGCCAGGCCCTCTCCCAGGGGGCCACGGAGCAGGCCGCGTCCCTGGAGGAAATCACCAGCTCCATGACCGAGATCAGCTCGCAGACCAAGGCCAACGCCGAAAACGCCTCCCTGGCGAACCGGATGATGGGCGAAGCCAAGGACACCGTGCAAAACGGACAGAAGGCCGGACGCGAGATGGCCGACGCCATGACGGAAATCGCGGACTCCAGCGCCAAGGTTTCCAAGATCATCAAGGTCATCGACGAAATCGCCTTCCAGACCAACCTGCTGGCGCTGAACGCGGCGGTGGAGGCGGCCCGCGCAGGCAGCCACGGCAAGGGATTCGCCGTGGTGGCGGAAGAGGTCCGCAACCTCGCCTCCCGCAGCGCCAAGGCCGCCCAGGAAACCACGCAGCTCATCGAAACCGCGCTCGCGCGGGTCGAGGTCGGCCGCGAACTGACGGGCCGGCTGGATGAAAACTTCGAGGGCATCACCGGCGCGGCGGCCAAGGTCGCGGATCTCGTGGCCGAGATCGCCGCAGCGTCCAACGAGCAGGCCGAGGGAGTCGGACAGATCAACACGGGCCTGCACCAGGTGGACATGGTCACGCAGCAGAACACGGCCAACGCCGAGGAAACCGCCTCCGCGGCCGAGGAACTCGCCTCCCAGGCCGCCCAGCTGCGCGCCATTCTCCAGCGCTTCCGGCTCAAGGACCGGGATGCGTACGCCTCGAAGGAACGCTCCTCCCGCCAGGATTCCGACACCGGGCGCGGCGAACGCGAAGCCTCCGGCAAGCGCTACACCGTGCGCACCTCCAAGCCGCAGCCCCTGCCCTCGGCGCAGGCCGCAAAGCCCAAGACCGAGACAGCCAAGCCCGGCAAGCCCGCAGCCAAGCCCAAGCCGGAAACCGGCAAGGAACACGGCGGCAAGTCCGCCCCGGACGACGCCTGGGGAGCCGCGCCCGCGGCAGCTCCCAAGGCAAAGCCCAAGGCTTCCGAGGAAGTGCGGCCCGAAGACGTCATTTCTCTGGACGGCGACGAATTCGGCCGCTACTAG
- a CDS encoding radical SAM protein, with protein sequence MLTPVERAKIQNKILLNAYADSNTPVLATYPRRIQILPTLRCNYRCRMCFQPDEDHKQGGEIDFALLRKLEHVYPFMEEVYFTGGEPLLYSRLEEATRLFAAHGVRVTMSSNGSLLKGELLPLALDHFHMIKVSIDAASPKTYAGIRINGNFNNVIANLARVSAMKGQRRSLTPHLQFGFVAMRSNIEELPKLVALAADIGISSIHVGHVASGEVQGDMGDESLSRHKELSDEQFLRAQEMAQALGVEIRLPRLFGAAGGTQDAKPSTTKVYDTGICKEPWKFMLLNPDGRISICCHKGIIAGNLAESDFDEIWNNAFYQRIRRTLNTANEPPECSGCPYYKRTLMAERAREPQAQAVV encoded by the coding sequence ATGCTGACGCCTGTGGAACGCGCCAAAATCCAGAACAAGATTCTGCTCAACGCCTACGCCGACTCCAACACGCCGGTGCTGGCCACCTACCCAAGGCGCATCCAGATTCTGCCGACCCTGCGCTGCAACTACCGCTGCCGGATGTGCTTCCAGCCGGACGAGGACCACAAGCAGGGCGGCGAAATCGATTTCGCCCTGCTGCGCAAGCTGGAGCACGTCTATCCCTTCATGGAAGAGGTCTACTTCACCGGGGGAGAGCCGCTGCTCTATTCCCGCCTGGAGGAGGCCACGCGCCTGTTCGCGGCCCACGGCGTCCGGGTGACCATGTCCAGCAACGGCTCCCTGCTCAAGGGCGAGCTGCTCCCGCTGGCCCTGGACCACTTCCACATGATCAAGGTCAGCATCGACGCGGCCTCGCCCAAGACCTACGCGGGCATCCGCATCAACGGAAATTTCAACAACGTCATCGCCAACCTCGCGCGCGTCTCGGCCATGAAGGGACAGCGCCGCAGCCTGACCCCGCACCTCCAGTTCGGCTTCGTGGCCATGCGTTCCAACATCGAGGAACTGCCCAAGCTCGTGGCCCTCGCCGCGGACATCGGCATTTCCTCAATCCACGTGGGGCACGTGGCCTCCGGCGAGGTGCAGGGCGACATGGGCGATGAATCCCTGTCCCGCCACAAGGAACTGAGCGACGAACAGTTCCTGCGGGCCCAGGAAATGGCCCAGGCCCTGGGCGTGGAAATCCGCCTGCCCCGGCTGTTCGGCGCGGCAGGCGGCACGCAGGACGCAAAGCCGTCCACCACCAAGGTCTACGACACGGGAATCTGCAAGGAACCCTGGAAATTCATGCTGCTCAACCCGGACGGACGCATCAGCATCTGCTGCCACAAGGGCATCATCGCCGGCAACCTCGCGGAATCGGATTTCGACGAAATCTGGAACAACGCCTTTTACCAACGCATCCGCAGAACGCTGAACACGGCCAACGAACCGCCCGAATGCTCCGGCTGCCCGTACTACAAGCGCACGCTCATGGCCGAACGGGCGCGGGAGCCGCAAGCGCAGGCCGTGGTCTAG
- a CDS encoding N-acetylneuraminate synthase family protein produces MRSLKLNGTIVNDENEAYVIAEIGNNHQGDVEICKQMFDAAKECGANAVKLQKRDNRSMFTKAAFNQVYNSENAFGRTYGEHREFLEFGEREYAVLKEYASEIGIDFFATAFDLNSADFLASFDMPFYKIASGDLTNTPLLKHVAKIGKPVILSTGGGTMADVRRAYEAIMPINDQLAILQCTAAYPCQPEDMNLRVIETYMREFPDVVIGLSDHQNGIAMAMVAYTMGARIFEKHFTLDRTWKGTDHAFSLTSKGLSNLVRDLHRARTSLGNGVKQPLDLEVSPIKKMGKKIVAARDLPAGTVLTFEDLAFKCPADGMPPYELDNVLGKTLTAELPEDGDLSFDILK; encoded by the coding sequence ATGCGCAGCCTGAAGCTTAACGGTACGATCGTCAACGACGAGAACGAAGCGTACGTCATCGCCGAAATCGGCAACAACCACCAGGGCGACGTTGAAATCTGCAAGCAGATGTTCGACGCGGCCAAGGAATGCGGCGCCAATGCCGTCAAACTCCAGAAGCGGGACAACCGCTCCATGTTCACCAAGGCTGCCTTCAACCAGGTGTACAACTCGGAGAACGCCTTCGGCCGCACCTACGGCGAACACCGCGAATTTCTGGAATTCGGCGAGCGCGAATACGCCGTGCTCAAGGAGTACGCCTCCGAGATCGGCATCGACTTCTTCGCCACGGCCTTCGACCTCAACTCCGCCGACTTCCTGGCCAGCTTCGACATGCCCTTCTACAAGATCGCTTCCGGCGACCTGACCAACACCCCGCTGCTCAAGCACGTGGCCAAGATCGGCAAGCCGGTCATCCTCTCCACGGGCGGCGGCACCATGGCCGACGTGCGCCGCGCGTACGAAGCCATCATGCCCATCAACGACCAGCTGGCCATTCTCCAGTGCACCGCGGCCTACCCCTGCCAGCCGGAAGACATGAACCTGCGCGTCATCGAAACCTACATGCGCGAGTTCCCGGACGTGGTCATCGGCCTTTCCGACCACCAGAACGGCATCGCCATGGCCATGGTGGCCTACACCATGGGCGCGCGCATCTTCGAGAAGCACTTCACCCTGGACCGCACCTGGAAGGGCACGGATCACGCCTTCTCCCTGACCTCCAAGGGCCTCTCCAACCTCGTCCGCGACCTGCACCGCGCCCGCACCTCCCTGGGCAACGGCGTCAAGCAGCCGCTCGACCTGGAAGTCAGCCCGATCAAGAAGATGGGCAAAAAGATCGTGGCCGCCCGCGACCTGCCCGCCGGAACCGTGCTCACGTTCGAGGATCTGGCCTTCAAGTGCCCGGCCGACGGCATGCCTCCCTACGAACTGGACAACGTGCTCGGCAAGACCCTGACCGCCGAGCTGCCCGAAGACGGCGACCTGTCCTTCGACATCCTCAAGTAA
- a CDS encoding SGNH/GDSL hydrolase family protein has translation MMKIRDGLRGVVLILLASCLTFVALEACARGYLWIISGMDSHALAYGWTDRHLKMDGLLSARFEETDKTLDQQQGVVSNDWAPDGSSLEGTPETAFESGCGGAVHFNLYGHQILAKEMLRSETLQRLLADPRYADGPITAWAFGGSTTAGRNYSADASSWPEELEKLLPDRLRIVNYGENGFSSDQSIDRIKRLLKSEPAPQVVFWANWVNESDVLYFVMDRNYEALARKFPELGSPELRQKLWSRNAHRYLLRSLVVSLDKRLAVFRLLREALSGVTPAAPSEQKVSTLADVFQDRGVAVTVENYRINLDELLELSRQYGFQVVIVRLPIRWRGMLWENGQPSDRWLWAGPFNEAVDALAKDRNVPVLDLQRQMLDAGYFSTPAE, from the coding sequence ATGATGAAAATTCGAGACGGCCTGCGCGGCGTGGTCCTGATCCTCCTTGCGTCCTGCCTTACCTTCGTCGCGCTGGAAGCGTGCGCGCGCGGCTATCTCTGGATCATCAGCGGCATGGATTCCCATGCGCTGGCCTACGGCTGGACGGATCGACATCTGAAGATGGACGGCCTGCTTTCCGCCCGTTTCGAGGAGACGGACAAGACCCTGGACCAGCAGCAAGGCGTGGTGTCCAACGACTGGGCCCCGGACGGCAGCAGCCTCGAGGGAACGCCGGAAACCGCGTTCGAGAGCGGCTGCGGCGGCGCCGTGCACTTCAATCTCTACGGGCACCAGATCCTTGCGAAGGAGATGCTGCGCTCCGAAACGCTGCAACGCCTCCTCGCCGATCCAAGATATGCGGACGGCCCCATCACGGCCTGGGCCTTTGGCGGCTCCACCACCGCCGGACGCAACTACAGCGCGGACGCCTCCTCCTGGCCGGAGGAACTGGAAAAACTTCTTCCCGACAGGCTGCGGATCGTCAACTACGGGGAAAACGGCTTCAGCTCCGACCAGTCCATCGACAGGATCAAGCGCCTGCTCAAAAGCGAACCGGCTCCCCAGGTGGTCTTCTGGGCCAACTGGGTCAACGAGTCGGACGTGCTCTACTTCGTCATGGACCGCAACTACGAGGCCCTCGCCCGCAAATTTCCCGAACTGGGCAGTCCCGAACTCCGGCAAAAGCTCTGGTCGCGCAACGCGCACCGCTATCTGCTCCGGAGCCTTGTGGTCAGCCTGGACAAGCGGCTCGCGGTTTTCCGGCTGCTGCGCGAGGCCCTGAGCGGCGTCACTCCAGCTGCGCCCTCGGAGCAAAAGGTCTCCACGCTCGCCGACGTCTTCCAGGACAGGGGCGTCGCGGTCACCGTGGAAAACTACCGCATCAACCTCGACGAGCTGCTGGAGCTTTCGCGGCAATACGGCTTCCAGGTCGTCATCGTCCGCCTGCCCATCCGCTGGCGGGGCATGCTCTGGGAAAACGGGCAGCCCAGCGACCGCTGGCTTTGGGCAGGCCCCTTCAACGAGGCCGTCGACGCGCTGGCCAAGGACCGAAACGTGCCCGTTCTGGACCTCCAGCGCCAAATGTTGGATGCGGGCTATTTCTCCACTCCGGCCGAATGA
- a CDS encoding radical SAM/SPASM domain-containing protein, which produces MVDPLKIAVTRQINKETNAFESHNGIEIVNSRPLRVGIDLSNVCNVNCIFCLAKGGRKKRSDPDAFRSADWIDHLSTLLPFMQRAIFSSFEAIIAPEFPQAVEKVRRSYTPFNIFTNGLALTPEMSKFCLENGLASMNCSFHAADKTTYHGIMRGSDYDTVLANLMHLKFLARKINPDFHLTMVFCAMRRNIKQLPAYVDLAYAVGAKAIQVNYLLVTDEDTGLEHESMFFHQHLYDRNIHIAKAKATQLGIKLLHQPTFGDFQAQSGALAPCYRPWEHLIVTRDGDVSICCGGTSNQGNIFEKDFFSVWNSETFQTFRRRVNSDNPPKVCRSCTRGRENPLDPRTHLTYLRRFPNVEQQRRLRDIVDGFEKGRKVVLPDAETEHAPCAL; this is translated from the coding sequence ATGGTCGATCCGCTGAAAATCGCGGTCACGCGACAGATCAACAAAGAAACGAATGCGTTCGAAAGCCATAACGGGATTGAAATCGTCAATTCGCGACCCTTGCGGGTGGGAATCGACCTTTCCAACGTCTGCAACGTCAACTGCATATTCTGCCTCGCCAAAGGCGGCCGAAAGAAGCGGTCGGATCCCGACGCTTTTCGCTCCGCGGACTGGATCGACCATCTTTCCACGCTGCTGCCCTTCATGCAGCGCGCCATCTTCAGCTCCTTCGAGGCCATCATCGCCCCGGAATTCCCCCAGGCGGTGGAAAAGGTCCGGCGCAGCTACACGCCGTTCAACATCTTTACCAACGGTCTGGCGCTGACGCCCGAAATGTCAAAATTCTGTCTGGAAAACGGTCTGGCCTCCATGAACTGCTCGTTCCACGCGGCGGACAAGACCACCTACCACGGCATCATGCGCGGCTCGGACTACGACACCGTCCTCGCCAACCTGATGCACCTGAAATTCCTGGCAAGAAAGATCAATCCCGATTTTCACCTGACCATGGTCTTCTGCGCCATGCGCCGCAACATCAAGCAGCTGCCCGCCTATGTGGACCTCGCCTATGCCGTGGGCGCCAAGGCCATCCAGGTCAACTACCTGCTCGTGACCGACGAGGACACCGGGCTGGAGCACGAGTCCATGTTCTTCCACCAGCATCTCTACGACCGCAACATCCACATCGCCAAGGCCAAGGCCACGCAGCTGGGCATCAAGCTGCTGCACCAGCCCACGTTCGGCGACTTTCAGGCTCAAAGCGGCGCCCTGGCCCCCTGCTACCGCCCCTGGGAACACCTCATCGTCACCCGCGACGGCGACGTCTCCATCTGCTGCGGCGGAACAAGCAACCAGGGCAACATCTTTGAAAAAGACTTCTTCAGCGTCTGGAACAGCGAAACGTTCCAGACCTTCCGGCGCAGGGTGAACTCGGACAACCCGCCCAAGGTCTGCCGTTCCTGCACGAGAGGCCGCGAGAACCCGCTCGATCCGCGCACGCACCTGACCTACCTGCGGCGGTTCCCGAACGTCGAACAGCAGCGCCGCCTGCGCGACATCGTCGACGGTTTCGAAAAGGGCCGGAAAGTCGTCCTGCCGGACGCGGAAACCGAACACGCGCCCTGCGCGCTGTAA
- a CDS encoding WcbI family polysaccharide biosynthesis putative acetyltransferase codes for MPQRCVIYGNCQGTALDIFLRFSPEFARLFTPCVHSNWQQTPFPLEQLEDCALFLYQPTKDRGGLAPSTEAMLDALPPHCVRVAFPYVYFNGYWPFHTDSPHTDVGRAFPKERHYYADSVLDKLAATPLPVERILNIYRNLDFEEEHPAAERLRETLRIQREREERTDIKSADLIEAAYRTEHIFLTVRHPSNTMYLRTSNRLLRLLGLPLLPDRVAVAAPSPYNVPYAHPIHPGLARVLGLEFVTDRTRYNLWGDWFDYEAYLRDYIENRRLLQALAA; via the coding sequence ATGCCGCAACGCTGCGTGATCTACGGCAACTGCCAGGGAACCGCGCTGGATATATTCCTGCGCTTCAGCCCGGAATTCGCCCGGCTCTTCACTCCCTGCGTCCATTCCAACTGGCAGCAGACTCCCTTCCCCCTGGAGCAGCTCGAGGACTGCGCGCTCTTTCTCTACCAGCCGACCAAGGACCGGGGCGGGCTGGCCCCCTCCACCGAGGCCATGCTCGACGCGCTGCCGCCGCACTGCGTGCGCGTGGCCTTTCCCTATGTCTATTTCAACGGCTACTGGCCGTTCCATACGGATTCGCCCCACACGGACGTGGGCAGGGCATTTCCAAAGGAGCGCCACTACTACGCGGACAGCGTGCTGGACAAGCTCGCGGCCACGCCCCTGCCCGTGGAGCGCATCCTGAACATCTACCGCAATCTCGATTTCGAAGAAGAGCATCCGGCTGCGGAACGCCTCCGCGAAACGCTGCGCATTCAGCGTGAACGCGAAGAACGCACCGACATCAAATCCGCGGACCTCATCGAGGCGGCGTATCGCACCGAGCACATCTTCCTGACCGTGCGCCACCCCTCCAACACGATGTACCTGCGCACCTCCAACCGGCTGCTTCGGCTGCTCGGCCTGCCCCTGCTGCCCGACCGCGTCGCCGTCGCCGCGCCCAGCCCCTACAATGTCCCCTACGCCCATCCGATCCACCCCGGCCTGGCCCGCGTCCTGGGCCTGGAATTCGTCACCGACCGGACCCGCTACAATCTTTGGGGAGACTGGTTCGACTACGAAGCCTACCTGCGCGACTACATCGAGAACCGCCGACTGCTCCAGGCCCTGGCCGCCTGA
- a CDS encoding glycosyltransferase family 4 protein, giving the protein MKIAGIIFESLLKAGGYEIFTYNLFKTLAQRGNDVTVYVPPRRLRKERGFLSALPFHVRSLPRQTSLLLNQAPKLLGWLMRREQARRGHDVWQVMGAHPEATAVRGLAGVVPLCLRTHGDDVQFAPQYGYGMRKDPGVDATIRANLKLMDRVVALTPGIVDDLAELGTRRDRIRVIPNGISLAQYEKPRDREAVRKRCGVTPDQFFILTVGRNHPKKGFDLIPSIAGALKEQGKNFSWLVVGGETEKLRPEIRRRGLEGVVRPLPGILPPASAGAAQELPPDELVDLYCAADVFFFPSRLETFGRVILEAMAARTPVITTNALGCRDVAGMGKHARMVPVDDVKAMVGALVSFMDDPELRARFAVAGRRQAEGHDWQAIAKAYEQVFEELREIGPRPPEEKR; this is encoded by the coding sequence ATGAAAATCGCCGGAATCATCTTCGAGTCCCTGCTCAAGGCGGGCGGCTACGAAATCTTCACATACAATCTCTTCAAAACCCTGGCCCAGCGGGGCAACGACGTGACGGTCTACGTGCCGCCCCGGCGGCTGCGCAAGGAACGAGGCTTTCTCTCCGCGCTGCCCTTTCACGTCCGCTCCCTGCCCCGGCAGACGAGCCTGCTGCTGAACCAGGCTCCCAAGCTGCTCGGCTGGCTGATGCGCCGCGAACAGGCCCGCCGGGGCCATGACGTCTGGCAGGTCATGGGCGCGCATCCCGAAGCCACGGCCGTGCGCGGACTGGCCGGGGTCGTGCCTCTCTGCCTGCGCACCCACGGCGACGACGTGCAGTTCGCCCCGCAATACGGCTACGGCATGCGCAAGGATCCCGGCGTGGATGCGACCATCCGCGCCAATCTCAAGCTCATGGACCGCGTGGTGGCCCTCACCCCCGGCATCGTGGACGACCTCGCCGAGCTGGGCACCCGCCGCGACCGCATCCGGGTCATTCCCAACGGCATCAGCCTCGCGCAATACGAAAAGCCGCGCGACCGCGAGGCCGTGCGCAAGCGCTGCGGGGTGACGCCGGACCAATTCTTCATCCTGACCGTGGGCCGCAACCACCCCAAAAAAGGCTTCGACCTGATCCCCTCCATCGCCGGAGCGCTGAAGGAACAGGGCAAAAATTTCTCCTGGCTCGTGGTCGGCGGCGAAACCGAAAAGCTCCGCCCGGAAATCCGCAGGCGCGGCCTGGAGGGCGTTGTCCGCCCCCTGCCGGGCATCCTCCCCCCGGCCTCGGCAGGCGCGGCCCAGGAGCTGCCGCCGGACGAACTGGTGGACCTCTATTGCGCGGCCGACGTGTTTTTCTTTCCCTCCCGGCTGGAGACCTTCGGCAGGGTCATTCTGGAAGCCATGGCCGCCCGCACGCCCGTGATCACCACCAACGCCCTGGGCTGCCGGGACGTGGCGGGCATGGGCAAGCACGCGCGCATGGTGCCCGTGGACGACGTGAAGGCCATGGTCGGCGCGCTGGTCTCCTTCATGGACGACCCGGAACTGCGCGCCCGCTTCGCCGTGGCCGGTCGCAGGCAGGCCGAGGGCCACGACTGGCAGGCCATCGCCAAGGCGTATGAACAGGTGTTCGAAGAACTCCGCGAAATCGGGCCGCGTCCGCCCGAAGAGAAACGATGA